In Arachis stenosperma cultivar V10309 chromosome 1, arast.V10309.gnm1.PFL2, whole genome shotgun sequence, one DNA window encodes the following:
- the LOC130978521 gene encoding uncharacterized protein LOC130978521, with product MGDLDFSIEIHHGGKFIDSGQRLEYLGGMVVEDLHFEVDEWSLQEIVSQLKQLGYKGFARVWYKEPGMDLKLGLRELKSDGDAMRMARSLVSNSCKHCEVYVVDGARESNGIQITSTDADYVPEEGEDNADDDGLLEVEVDAESEPSTEEEVFDDSADDGDHDDQFGFEVEDNDPPSNAFGEFTGPLNDERTAAAGTAEGDEGLREGDEQVGGLSDGYETDDIDSYEGDSDDMIKKRRFPKYNEAEMNREYEFQVGLEFKSLSQFKEAVKEHALLNGRDIRFRKNDKVRCRVVCKGRKGKCKWVCFASKVGGSDCFRIKTLNGKHTCGRNYSGRLASSSWISKKIANNISRGEEMKLATVIQTIQDKYMANISVGKAYWARRKAREEVHGRAIQQYAKLRDYCAEILRANPGSSLTILVDRPSLTHQPRFMRMYMCLDAVKKGFLAGCRPIIGVDGCHLKGDHGQQLLVAVSRDPNDNYFPIAVAAVEAETKDSWGWFLEMLLNDIGESRK from the coding sequence ATGGGTGATTTGGATTTCAGTATCGAAATCCACCATGGTGGCAAATTTATTGACAGTGGACAACGATTAGAGTATTTAGGAGGAATGGTTGTGGAGGATTTACATTTTGAGGTTGATGAATGGTCATTACAAGAGATTGTCAGTCAGCTAAAGCAACTAGGGTATAAGGGTTTCGCTAGGGTCTGGTACAAGGAACCTGGGATGGATTTGAAGTTAGGTCTTAGAGAGTTGAAGTCCGATGGGGATGCGATGAGAATGGCTAGGTCACTGGTGTCAAATTCCTGCAAACATTGCGAGGTATATGTTGTCGATGGAGCCAGAGAAAGTAATGGGATTCAGATCACTTCAACTGATGCTGATTATGTGCCAGAGGAAGGTGAGGACAATGCTGATGATGATGGGTTGTTAGAGGTTGAAGTGGATGCTGAGTCAGAGCCTTCTACTGAAGAAGAGGTATTTGATGATAGTGCTGACGATGGTGACCATGATGATCAGTTTGGGTTTGAGGTGGAGGATAATGATCCACCATCAAATGCATTTGGGGAATTTACTGGTCCACTAAATGATGAGAGAACTGCAGCAGCTGGAACAGCTGAAGGTGATGAAGGTTTAAGGGAGGGTGATGAGCAAGTTGGGGGCTTATCTGATGGATATGAGACTGATGACATAGATAGTTATGAGGGGGACTCTGATGATATGATAAAAAAGAGGAGGTTCCCTAAGTACAATGAGGCAGAGATGAACAGAGAGTATGAATTTCAGGTGGGGTTGGAATTTAAATCACTTAGTCAATTCAAAGAGGCTGTTAAGGAGCATGCCCTATTGAATGGTAGGGACATTAGGTTTCGAAAAAATGATAAGGTGAGGTGTAGAGTTGTTTGCAAAGGAAGAAAGGGAAAGTGCAAGTGGGTTTGTTTTGCGAGTAAGGTGGGGGGTTCTGACTGTTTCCGGATCAAGACGTTGAATGGAAAGCATACATGTGGAAGGAACTATAGCGGAAGACTTGCATCAAGTAGTTGGATCTCAAAGAAGATTGCCAACAACATCAGTAGAGgggaagagatgaagcttgCGACAGTTATTCAGACTATACAAGACAAATACATGGCCAATATCAGTGTTGGTAAGGCTTACTGGGCAAGGAGGAAGGCAAGAGAAGAGGTACATGGGCGGGCAATCCAACAGTATGCTAAACTAAGGGATTACTGTGCAGAGATACTTAGGGCAAATCCAGGATCTAGTCTGACCATATTGGTTGATAGGCCTTCTCTTACGCACCAGCCCCGATTTATGAGAATGTACATGTGCCTTGATGCAGTCAAGAAAGGCTTCTTAGCGGGGTGTAGACCTATTATTGGCGTGGATGGATGTCACTTGAAGGGCGACCATGGACAGCAGCTGCTAGTTGCTGTTAGCAGAGATCCAAATGACAATTACTTTCCCATTGCCGTAGCTGCAGTAGAGGCAGAGACTAAGGACAGTTGGGGGTGGTTCTTAGAGATGCTGTTAAATGACATTGGAGAATCAAGAAAATAG